Proteins from one Synechococcus sp. UW179A genomic window:
- a CDS encoding GH116 family glycosyl hydrolase, whose product MAPLGLTALRSLLRRRSRPESWSAPQASWSRPFGLGWDQPYTVRYASNLDDGPNHGMPLGGFGAGCIGRAPDGNVNLWNLDGGEHWFGVLPDCQFALFESNGSSQRAHALAVKPQADASRPEAADPLQAWDWYPASTQERSTGTYAARYPLSWTQYDGVYDADVRCEAFSPILPGDYQRTSYPVAVFVWTLRNPTKNPLDLSLMLSWRNSCGWFTNTDASAEVHFRDDGSPEHNYAPAIGRTEGQRNRYVDEGKLRGVLLEGNVSAPIAEGEGQWCIATVEQPGVSIQRCSRWNPAGDGSELWNSFSDDGSIPNSNNDRHSGNDDPLSAALTMSCQLAPGESIEIPVVISWDLPVTAFATGSKALRRYTDFFGTGGNQAAAIAAEALRDWKQWRAQIDAWQQPVLQCSELPEPLRMALFNELYDLCSGGSLWSAASPEDPHGRFGVLECLDYAWYESLDVRLYGSFALLQLWPELDKSVLRSFARAIPAADATQRPIGWYFTQGKGRVEADRKVKGATPHDLGAPNEQPWDATNYTAYQDCNLWKDLGSDFVLQVWRTYKLAPSGEDLSFLAECWPAAVEALRYLKTFDVNDDGLPDNGGAPDQTFDDWPLKGVSAYCGALWIAALEAALAIAQTLQLKTGLETSAEQHEFGAWLEQSRSNFDKLLWNGEFYDIDAESGTPVVMADQLCGDFYARLLGLEPVVSEANSRSTLKAVKEACFEKFEGGTLGVANGLRRDGTPLDPNGTHPLEVWTGINFGIASYFQLMGEGQTAEAICSAVVNQVYAGGLQFRTPEAITAVNTFRACHYLRAMAIWGLWATHTNWQVIPGAQRG is encoded by the coding sequence ATGGCTCCGCTTGGACTGACTGCTCTGCGTTCGCTGCTGCGCCGCAGGTCCCGTCCTGAATCCTGGAGTGCACCACAAGCCAGCTGGAGCAGGCCCTTTGGACTGGGTTGGGATCAGCCCTACACCGTCCGTTATGCCAGCAATCTCGATGACGGTCCCAATCACGGCATGCCCCTGGGTGGCTTCGGGGCTGGCTGCATCGGCAGGGCTCCGGATGGCAATGTCAACCTTTGGAATCTCGATGGTGGCGAGCACTGGTTTGGGGTGCTTCCCGACTGTCAGTTCGCCCTTTTTGAGAGCAATGGCAGCAGCCAACGTGCCCATGCTCTGGCGGTGAAGCCGCAGGCGGATGCCTCTAGACCGGAAGCGGCTGATCCACTTCAGGCCTGGGACTGGTACCCCGCCAGCACGCAGGAGCGCAGCACGGGCACCTACGCCGCCCGCTATCCGCTCAGTTGGACGCAGTACGACGGTGTTTACGACGCCGATGTGCGTTGTGAGGCGTTCAGCCCGATTCTTCCCGGCGATTACCAGCGCACCAGTTACCCGGTGGCGGTGTTCGTGTGGACCTTGCGCAACCCCACCAAGAATCCTCTTGATCTCTCGCTGATGCTGAGCTGGCGCAACAGCTGCGGTTGGTTCACCAACACCGATGCCTCGGCTGAAGTGCATTTCCGCGATGACGGCAGCCCGGAGCACAACTATGCCCCAGCGATCGGCCGAACCGAGGGGCAACGCAACCGATATGTGGATGAAGGCAAGCTGCGGGGAGTGCTGCTTGAGGGCAATGTCTCTGCACCGATCGCTGAAGGCGAAGGGCAGTGGTGCATTGCAACAGTCGAGCAACCTGGCGTGAGCATTCAACGCTGCAGCCGCTGGAACCCTGCAGGTGATGGCAGTGAGCTGTGGAACAGCTTCAGCGATGACGGCTCGATTCCCAACAGCAACAATGATCGGCACAGTGGCAATGATGATCCGCTCAGCGCAGCTCTAACGATGAGTTGTCAGTTGGCTCCCGGGGAGAGTATCGAGATCCCCGTGGTGATCAGTTGGGATCTACCGGTTACGGCCTTTGCGACCGGCAGTAAAGCCCTGCGTCGTTACACCGATTTCTTTGGCACTGGTGGCAACCAGGCCGCGGCAATTGCCGCCGAAGCACTACGTGACTGGAAGCAATGGAGGGCTCAGATCGACGCCTGGCAGCAGCCGGTGCTGCAGTGCAGTGAGCTGCCAGAACCCTTACGGATGGCGCTGTTCAATGAGCTCTATGACCTCTGCAGTGGTGGCAGCCTCTGGAGTGCGGCATCACCGGAGGATCCCCACGGTCGTTTCGGCGTACTCGAGTGCCTCGACTACGCGTGGTACGAAAGCCTGGACGTGCGCCTGTATGGCTCCTTTGCTTTGCTGCAGCTTTGGCCGGAGCTGGATAAATCGGTGCTGCGCAGTTTCGCGCGGGCCATCCCTGCGGCGGATGCCACCCAAAGGCCGATCGGTTGGTATTTCACCCAGGGCAAGGGCCGGGTGGAAGCTGATCGCAAGGTGAAGGGCGCAACCCCGCATGATCTCGGTGCGCCCAACGAGCAGCCCTGGGATGCCACCAACTACACGGCCTATCAAGACTGCAACCTTTGGAAGGACCTTGGCAGTGACTTTGTGCTGCAGGTGTGGCGTACCTACAAGCTGGCCCCCAGCGGCGAAGATCTGAGTTTTCTTGCGGAGTGCTGGCCAGCTGCCGTGGAGGCGCTGCGCTATCTCAAAACCTTTGATGTGAATGACGATGGACTGCCCGATAACGGTGGAGCACCCGATCAGACCTTCGACGACTGGCCCTTGAAGGGTGTGAGTGCCTATTGCGGTGCACTCTGGATCGCTGCGCTGGAGGCCGCATTGGCCATTGCTCAAACGCTGCAGCTCAAAACCGGTCTGGAGACCTCCGCTGAGCAGCATGAGTTCGGCGCCTGGCTGGAACAATCGCGCAGCAATTTCGACAAGCTGCTCTGGAACGGCGAGTTTTACGACATCGATGCCGAAAGTGGCACGCCAGTGGTGATGGCGGATCAACTTTGCGGTGATTTCTATGCCCGTCTGCTCGGCCTAGAGCCCGTGGTGAGTGAAGCCAACAGCCGCAGCACGCTCAAGGCAGTGAAGGAAGCCTGCTTTGAAAAATTTGAAGGCGGAACCCTGGGCGTAGCTAATGGTCTGCGCCGTGATGGCACGCCGTTAGACCCCAACGGTACCCATCCGCTTGAGGTGTGGACCGGCATCAATTTCGGCATTGCCAGCTATTTCCAGCTGATGGGTGAAGGGCAAACAGCGGAAGCAATCTGCTCAGCGGTGGTGAATCAGGTGTATGCGGGTGGGTTGCAGTTCCGCACACCGGAAGCGATCACGGCTGTGAACACCTTCCGTGCCTGCCATTACCTGCGAGCCATGGCGATCTGGGGATTGTGGGCAACGCACACGAATTGGCAGGTGATTCCCGGGGCTCAGCGCGGTTGA
- a CDS encoding sulfotransferase, giving the protein MRRGVDRQVAGGCITPRTLAAALVMTRPAPNRLFRGLQLGLGGLLLFPFAWLQSVFWGRALKRLDLPDDPVIVIGHWRSGTTYLHQLMAADPGAATARNALTVAPQVSLLLKPLIIAVLNRLMTATRPIDAVPWSALDPQEDEIGLARLTIDTNMAGVAFPQDYLRHFHRCVLSTTRDFQRQLLHFVRLTWAHDGEGKRHLLIKNPTHTARVTFLLDLFPKARFVLMKREPVDAVRSLTLVKQKLADLVGLQPAPDQQRQVEETAMAHRLLLEAFESARPQIPAGQLVEVNYGELVDSPMNTVERIYRELSIEGWDQACDAVQARVERAQTYNPCQVLLEPKAEKRLQELMAPANASTTD; this is encoded by the coding sequence ATGCGTCGCGGCGTTGATCGACAAGTAGCCGGTGGCTGTATCACGCCCCGCACGCTGGCTGCAGCTCTGGTGATGACTCGACCTGCGCCGAATCGATTGTTTCGGGGTCTGCAGCTCGGCTTAGGCGGATTGTTGCTTTTTCCGTTCGCCTGGTTGCAGTCTGTGTTTTGGGGTCGTGCCCTGAAGCGTCTTGACTTACCTGATGATCCGGTCATCGTGATTGGCCACTGGCGCAGCGGTACCACCTATCTCCATCAGCTGATGGCTGCAGATCCTGGTGCGGCTACTGCCAGGAATGCACTTACGGTGGCTCCGCAGGTATCTCTGCTACTGAAGCCGTTGATCATCGCTGTTCTCAATCGCCTGATGACGGCAACACGTCCGATCGATGCTGTGCCCTGGAGTGCTCTGGATCCACAAGAGGACGAAATCGGACTGGCTCGTCTCACTATTGACACCAACATGGCTGGAGTGGCATTTCCTCAGGATTACCTCAGGCATTTTCATCGCTGTGTCCTCTCAACCACCCGAGACTTTCAGCGACAGCTGTTGCACTTTGTTCGTCTTACCTGGGCCCATGATGGGGAGGGAAAGCGACATTTGTTGATTAAAAATCCAACCCACACAGCACGGGTGACCTTTTTGTTGGATTTGTTCCCGAAAGCACGTTTTGTTTTGATGAAACGAGAGCCTGTTGATGCAGTCCGATCTTTGACGTTGGTGAAGCAGAAACTTGCCGATCTGGTCGGTCTGCAGCCGGCACCTGATCAGCAGCGGCAGGTCGAAGAAACGGCGATGGCCCATCGTTTGTTGTTGGAAGCCTTTGAATCCGCCCGTCCACAGATTCCCGCTGGTCAGCTGGTGGAGGTGAACTATGGCGAACTGGTGGACTCACCGATGAACACTGTTGAAAGGATTTACCGCGAACTTTCCATTGAAGGCTGGGATCAGGCTTGTGATGCTGTGCAAGCCAGGGTGGAACGTGCGCAGACCTATAACCCTTGCCAGGTGCTGTTGGAGCCCAAGGCGGAGAAGCGTCTGCAGGAGCTGATGGCACCTGCAAACGCCTCAACCACCGATTAG
- a CDS encoding helix-turn-helix domain-containing protein, which translates to MATIIASTGAKSHQLGGAQPQQSLDLPFHSASELKQLFKLIGKTFDAVQLSQGRLQGRFRLANLGSMALIELQTNQHLLLNGERGPDCMSFCLEATGLAEECRLFNIPIARYSLNGFRQGQIESHFQLSANSTIYLAILSTSRFNAFLGHCDSEDIIEQLETNNALQIDPLLHAQLRKKFQHFLECQPLTPQQRRQTTNHLYGSFLEAISNKISSKYLSYTPSPRQRLVREFVSWGFKNTDKDYNLDQISESLFASRRTLIQGTKESFGMGPMEMMKRVRLEQVNWILRSPDARADKRFRTISEIAQHYGFQSRGHFAKAYQQVFAESPSETWLKSANQ; encoded by the coding sequence GTGGCCACAATCATTGCCAGCACTGGAGCCAAGAGCCATCAGCTTGGAGGTGCTCAGCCTCAGCAGAGCCTGGATTTACCCTTTCATTCCGCCAGCGAGCTCAAACAACTGTTCAAGCTGATTGGCAAAACCTTTGACGCGGTTCAACTCAGCCAGGGGCGTCTGCAGGGGCGCTTCAGGCTCGCCAACCTAGGCAGCATGGCTCTAATCGAGCTGCAAACCAATCAGCACTTGCTGCTGAATGGTGAGAGGGGCCCCGACTGCATGAGCTTCTGCCTGGAGGCCACAGGCCTGGCAGAAGAGTGTCGGCTTTTCAATATTCCGATCGCACGATATTCACTTAACGGCTTTCGCCAAGGGCAAATCGAATCGCATTTTCAACTTTCAGCTAATTCCACAATTTATCTGGCAATTCTTTCAACAAGTCGCTTCAACGCATTCCTAGGTCACTGCGATTCCGAAGACATCATCGAACAACTAGAAACTAATAATGCGCTGCAAATCGACCCTTTGCTGCATGCTCAGCTCCGAAAAAAGTTTCAACATTTTCTTGAGTGCCAACCACTTACACCCCAGCAACGCAGGCAAACAACAAATCATCTGTACGGCTCATTCTTGGAAGCAATTTCTAACAAAATAAGCTCCAAATATTTATCCTATACGCCTTCACCAAGACAACGATTAGTTAGAGAATTTGTATCCTGGGGCTTCAAAAATACAGATAAAGACTATAATCTCGACCAAATTAGCGAATCACTTTTCGCATCAAGGCGCACATTAATCCAAGGCACTAAAGAATCATTCGGCATGGGGCCAATGGAGATGATGAAACGGGTGCGACTCGAGCAAGTGAATTGGATTCTGCGTTCGCCAGATGCACGCGCAGACAAAAGATTTCGAACGATCTCAGAGATTGCCCAACACTACGGTTTTCAAAGTCGAGGTCATTTCGCCAAAGCCTATCAGCAAGTTTTTGCCGAAAGCCCCAGTGAAACCTGGTTGAAATCAGCGAACCAGTAG
- a CDS encoding tetratricopeptide repeat protein gives MAVNSRTASSTLLVGQARWMLLPIPKVASTLLKRLAVIADGREPFEGAAFGETKPALAIHQAQNHGLQTLSELTEADQESWTNDPHALRLAVTRHPGERLLSFWHDKLHLADPAYAPLNGSVQAARRKDESDPCRFSDFLSYLSDHWELLQSDGHLMPQHRFLGQSNLFNLRLDRHQLVKELPKKLKSLLPAERLQRLNQELKSYDTHCRQRLGKRWEEAYGKEGFALLQTIYGEDLETFEYSLPRRRTDKVKPLAAVDQDALVDPLQQLRDRHHQIAGLHQQLFELQQQLAKAQQDLAQPPLPPISNPQGSWPDHNTPEAGLAHLYEAISQNRSEEVVEQAASLQGHPHAGEVAYLEGIGHASLGNHEQALRCFEKAQSSGFLTPYVLFNGGNSCRSLGNSGEGLRLYREALEMHPDFSECRHNLALGLLEAGQPADAERELRLLLRDQPSCFSAAFCLANLLRDHKRDPEAIEAFRLCLQHAPSYPDAWNNLGLAQGSTGDIDAAISSYRQALSINAEFRPSRQNLAQALIQKKQHDLALGEFERFCQCQDISPMEAVVGIQGRIACLTELDRYDDGLQVADGCSDDRRVQLMTRLHVLPVLYSTDQEVIKVRKRWKKDAKELYKLLKGITQEDPAWEQLYAHAWSLTNFYLAYQMEDDRPFQELYAGILDRILRPKLGAFMQPLPQRDPADTTPLRVGVISPHLVNHNGSIWALGWLEGIAGNPGYEIFSYNIADSEDSGSQRFADLGTYRHLPLRADNPETMLQQILDDQLDLLIYTDIGMHPASKATSVLQLAPVQAQGWGHPISSGSKTIHYYLSGEGMEPEGNEAHYSETLYRLPKTGLNYEKPAAIHDGQLLFDKFDLPRDRPILNSLQSTFKYLPRNDWTFAEIAQRHPEAFIVLVGHMGNGSIAERLYERLRPHFEHRGLEIENHLRILPRLDYADFMGLFSISHHTIDTIDWNGGNSSMQSFSLDCPVVTLPTAFMRGRHTVSMLDVLELPELIASSVDDYIAISCRLLEDKGFYQDMRAAINERKEQLFQDTSVAQAFQVAVETICRKRPDVGQQPSCIRPLPLSAISPTIGIGESDQAIAA, from the coding sequence ATGGCAGTGAATTCGAGAACTGCTTCCAGCACATTGCTGGTGGGACAAGCCCGTTGGATGCTGCTGCCAATCCCGAAGGTGGCCTCCACTCTGCTGAAACGTTTGGCTGTCATCGCAGATGGCAGAGAGCCTTTTGAGGGTGCAGCCTTCGGTGAAACCAAGCCTGCACTGGCGATTCACCAGGCTCAGAATCACGGCCTTCAAACGCTGAGCGAGTTAACCGAGGCAGATCAAGAGAGCTGGACCAACGATCCCCATGCTTTGCGATTGGCAGTCACCCGCCATCCCGGTGAACGCTTGCTGTCGTTCTGGCACGACAAACTGCATCTTGCTGATCCGGCCTATGCGCCCCTGAACGGTTCGGTTCAGGCAGCCCGCCGCAAAGATGAGTCAGATCCCTGCCGATTCTCGGATTTTCTCAGTTACCTCAGTGATCACTGGGAACTGCTTCAAAGCGATGGCCACTTGATGCCACAGCATCGCTTTCTTGGTCAGAGCAACCTCTTCAACCTGCGCTTAGATCGCCATCAGTTGGTGAAAGAGCTGCCAAAAAAATTAAAATCTTTATTACCGGCTGAACGGCTTCAGCGTCTGAATCAGGAACTCAAAAGTTACGACACCCATTGCCGGCAACGGCTGGGTAAGCGCTGGGAAGAAGCCTATGGAAAAGAAGGCTTTGCTCTACTCCAAACCATCTATGGCGAAGATCTTGAGACGTTTGAGTACTCATTGCCTCGCCGGCGAACCGACAAGGTGAAACCTCTGGCGGCTGTCGATCAAGACGCATTGGTGGATCCGCTGCAACAACTTCGTGATCGCCATCACCAGATTGCCGGATTGCATCAACAACTGTTTGAGCTGCAGCAGCAACTCGCCAAAGCTCAGCAAGATCTCGCCCAACCCCCTTTACCTCCAATCTCGAATCCGCAGGGAAGTTGGCCTGACCACAACACTCCCGAAGCAGGACTAGCTCATCTCTATGAGGCGATCAGCCAGAACCGCTCCGAGGAAGTCGTCGAACAAGCAGCCTCACTTCAAGGGCACCCACATGCGGGAGAAGTGGCTTACCTCGAAGGGATTGGCCATGCATCACTCGGCAACCACGAGCAAGCTCTGCGTTGCTTTGAGAAAGCACAAAGCAGCGGATTTCTCACGCCATATGTGCTGTTCAACGGCGGGAACTCCTGCCGATCACTCGGCAACAGCGGTGAAGGTCTGCGCCTTTACCGAGAAGCCCTTGAAATGCATCCTGACTTCAGTGAGTGTCGCCACAACCTGGCGCTCGGCCTCCTCGAAGCGGGCCAACCAGCAGATGCCGAACGCGAACTGCGCCTGCTACTTCGCGATCAACCCAGTTGTTTCTCTGCTGCGTTCTGCCTCGCCAATTTGCTGCGTGATCACAAACGTGATCCAGAGGCCATTGAAGCCTTCCGTCTTTGCCTCCAGCATGCTCCAAGTTATCCGGATGCCTGGAACAACCTCGGACTGGCCCAGGGCAGCACCGGCGACATCGATGCAGCAATTTCCAGTTACCGGCAGGCACTCTCGATTAACGCAGAGTTCAGACCCTCCCGCCAGAACTTGGCGCAGGCTCTGATTCAGAAGAAACAGCATGATCTGGCACTTGGAGAATTTGAACGCTTCTGCCAATGCCAGGACATCTCACCAATGGAAGCGGTGGTGGGCATTCAAGGCCGTATTGCTTGCCTGACAGAGCTTGATCGCTACGACGACGGTCTGCAGGTAGCTGACGGCTGCAGTGACGATCGGCGGGTTCAGCTGATGACAAGGCTGCATGTGCTGCCGGTGTTGTATTCCACTGATCAAGAAGTCATCAAAGTGCGAAAGCGCTGGAAGAAAGATGCCAAGGAGCTTTACAAGCTTCTGAAAGGCATCACCCAAGAGGATCCAGCCTGGGAGCAGCTCTACGCGCATGCCTGGTCGCTCACCAACTTCTATCTCGCCTACCAGATGGAAGATGATCGGCCTTTCCAGGAGCTCTACGCCGGCATCCTCGATCGCATCCTGCGCCCCAAGCTCGGCGCTTTCATGCAACCCCTGCCCCAACGCGATCCGGCCGACACCACACCCTTACGCGTGGGTGTGATCTCTCCGCATCTGGTCAACCACAACGGATCGATCTGGGCTCTGGGATGGCTGGAAGGCATTGCCGGCAATCCTGGATACGAGATCTTCAGCTACAACATTGCCGACAGCGAAGACAGTGGCAGCCAACGTTTTGCAGATCTCGGCACCTACCGCCATCTGCCACTGCGAGCGGACAATCCAGAGACGATGTTGCAGCAGATCCTCGACGATCAGCTGGATCTGCTGATCTATACCGATATCGGCATGCATCCAGCCAGCAAGGCCACATCCGTTCTGCAATTGGCTCCAGTGCAGGCACAGGGCTGGGGACACCCGATCAGCAGTGGATCCAAAACGATTCACTACTACCTCTCCGGTGAAGGGATGGAGCCTGAGGGCAATGAGGCTCACTACAGCGAAACCCTCTACCGCCTGCCCAAAACAGGCCTGAACTACGAGAAACCTGCTGCCATCCACGATGGGCAGTTGCTGTTCGACAAGTTCGATCTACCCCGCGACAGGCCGATCCTCAATTCGCTGCAGAGCACCTTCAAATATTTGCCCCGCAACGACTGGACCTTCGCCGAAATCGCCCAGCGCCATCCCGAAGCCTTCATCGTGTTGGTGGGCCATATGGGTAACGGCAGCATCGCCGAACGGCTTTATGAGCGCCTACGTCCCCACTTTGAGCATCGAGGCCTTGAAATTGAGAACCATCTGCGCATCCTGCCCCGACTGGATTACGCAGACTTCATGGGACTGTTCTCGATCAGTCATCACACCATCGACACGATTGATTGGAACGGTGGCAACAGCTCAATGCAGTCCTTCTCGCTTGACTGCCCTGTGGTCACCCTGCCGACAGCCTTCATGCGCGGACGCCATACGGTGTCGATGCTCGATGTTCTCGAGCTACCCGAGTTGATTGCGAGCAGCGTCGACGACTACATCGCCATCTCCTGCCGGTTGCTGGAGGATAAGGGCTTCTATCAGGACATGCGTGCTGCGATCAATGAACGCAAAGAGCAGCTGTTCCAAGACACGAGTGTTGCGCAAGCTTTTCAGGTTGCAGTGGAAACGATCTGTCGCAAGCGGCCTGATGTTGGCCAGCAACCATCCTGCATTCGCCCACTTCCCTTGAGTGCGATCAGCCCAACGATCGGCATTGGCGAGAGCGATCAAGCTATAGCGGCATGA
- a CDS encoding sulfotransferase family 2 domain-containing protein, with the protein MNQTDPASGQMPGLRIRSTSDWVCVQTHLQAGGTLTPLLPLGNDAAIVWVPKNGCSTIKRVWLQLQGYREQQLVSDPHSSALHHTYWLTPEELKIVAQHRGLIAIWRDPVDRFVSACRSHLVELTRFKIEQKLRTNTENEASYQEALEYHRDLFVRHGVASFADDSDPVYVMNAVALQLRQWIPCHIDWSHHTIPQVAYLGGDPSCYYSLQGMENINELMQHWQTVSGMEIDTTSQHISRDLKDENPWRRLKREHLTHEALRALHQFYAADWAFLELAQTVLSTERSDQRAA; encoded by the coding sequence ATGAACCAGACAGACCCGGCTAGTGGCCAGATGCCTGGTCTGCGGATCAGGAGCACAAGCGATTGGGTCTGCGTTCAAACCCACTTACAGGCTGGAGGAACACTTACACCATTGCTGCCCCTTGGCAACGACGCAGCCATCGTCTGGGTTCCCAAAAACGGTTGCAGCACGATCAAACGGGTCTGGCTGCAATTGCAGGGATACCGTGAACAGCAACTGGTCAGTGATCCACACAGTTCAGCACTCCATCACACCTACTGGCTAACCCCAGAAGAATTAAAAATCGTCGCTCAGCACCGAGGCCTGATCGCCATCTGGCGAGACCCAGTTGACCGATTCGTATCGGCCTGCAGAAGCCACCTTGTAGAACTAACACGGTTCAAAATCGAGCAAAAATTACGCACAAACACCGAAAACGAGGCCTCCTATCAAGAAGCCCTGGAGTATCACCGAGACCTCTTTGTGCGGCATGGAGTCGCCAGCTTTGCTGATGACTCCGACCCCGTCTACGTCATGAATGCTGTAGCACTGCAACTGCGCCAGTGGATCCCCTGCCATATCGACTGGAGTCATCACACGATTCCTCAGGTGGCCTATCTGGGCGGTGATCCCAGCTGTTATTACTCATTGCAAGGGATGGAAAATATTAATGAACTGATGCAGCACTGGCAAACAGTCAGCGGAATGGAGATCGATACAACATCTCAACATATTTCCAGAGATCTAAAAGACGAAAATCCCTGGCGACGTTTGAAGCGTGAACATCTCACTCATGAGGCTCTCAGAGCGCTACATCAATTTTATGCGGCCGACTGGGCATTTCTTGAACTCGCTCAAACAGTTTTGAGCACAGAGAGATCTGATCAGCGGGCAGCGTGA
- a CDS encoding UDP-galactopyranose mutase — MTVLVVGAGFAGATIARVLAENGIPIHLIDKRDHIGGNAFDELNEQSERIHRYGPHLLHGNKNSEAVAFLSRFCCWTPYEHRVRALLPSGETTPLPVNRTTLEDIFKIQLSNDNETQTFLDSLRQTKIKPTNSDQLFLANVGEQLANLFFRPYTRKMWGVDASKLGIGIGARLPVRTTRDDRYFTDTFQALPSHGYTSLFEQLLDHPLIQVELKRTFCKTMEQNYEHCFLSVPIDQYFDHCFGRLPYRSILFHQSNTNSQQSAPVINFTDDGRFTRVTQWSLLPNSPDNKTGPHQITFEEPCSVEQNPGEYYYPVKTKDSEQLLKRYQTLAAAEANITFCGRTGLFRYIDMLPAVSLHLTMARNYIAQITSQAA, encoded by the coding sequence ATGACAGTTTTAGTCGTTGGTGCCGGTTTTGCTGGCGCGACAATTGCACGAGTTCTTGCAGAAAATGGCATACCCATTCATTTAATCGACAAGCGAGACCACATCGGGGGCAACGCTTTTGATGAACTGAATGAGCAGAGCGAGCGCATTCATCGCTATGGCCCGCATCTTCTTCATGGCAATAAAAATTCAGAGGCTGTTGCCTTCCTAAGCCGCTTCTGCTGTTGGACTCCCTATGAACATCGAGTTCGCGCCTTACTTCCAAGCGGAGAAACGACACCTCTACCGGTCAACCGCACAACTTTAGAAGACATCTTCAAAATTCAATTATCTAATGACAATGAAACTCAAACCTTTCTGGACTCATTACGCCAAACAAAGATCAAGCCTACTAATTCCGATCAACTATTCCTGGCAAATGTTGGAGAACAACTAGCAAATTTATTCTTTCGGCCTTATACGCGCAAAATGTGGGGTGTTGATGCAAGCAAGCTCGGCATTGGAATCGGCGCTCGACTGCCTGTTCGCACAACTCGCGATGATCGTTATTTCACAGACACGTTTCAAGCACTACCTAGCCACGGCTATACGTCGTTATTTGAACAGCTGCTGGATCACCCACTAATCCAAGTGGAGCTGAAGCGCACATTCTGCAAAACAATGGAACAAAACTACGAGCACTGTTTCCTTTCAGTACCAATCGATCAATATTTCGACCATTGCTTTGGCCGCTTACCCTATCGGTCAATCCTATTCCATCAAAGCAACACCAATAGCCAGCAATCAGCTCCCGTGATCAACTTCACAGATGATGGTCGATTCACGCGTGTCACGCAATGGTCTTTGCTCCCCAACTCCCCAGACAACAAGACTGGCCCTCATCAAATCACTTTTGAAGAACCCTGCAGCGTTGAACAGAATCCAGGCGAATATTACTACCCGGTTAAGACAAAAGATTCCGAACAATTGCTCAAACGTTATCAAACACTTGCAGCTGCCGAAGCCAACATCACTTTTTGCGGACGCACGGGACTCTTTCGTTATATCGATATGTTGCCTGCAGTTTCTCTGCACTTAACGATGGCACGCAATTACATCGCCCAGATAACTTCGCAAGCTGCTTAA